A section of the Verrucomicrobium sp. GAS474 genome encodes:
- the rho gene encoding transcription termination factor Rho, translating to MRMQRRRSRRGGKYSGQGGQGGQGHGNQGHLEGLPRDVEDDIPPADYRPGQGSSYGQGGSHGYQGQSHPSNGDGPAPVALGPDGNPLPPAEPVLGPDGQPIPYVPPPPLPPAGPLALGELQALSFQEIQNRAVEYHIENPGLLRKHELIFEILRRNAHRGGPIFGEGVMEILPDGYGFLRSPAYNYFPCPEDVYVSPSLIRRYGLKRGNLISGPIRSPKDKERYFSLLRVDKVENDDPEKARSRILFENLTPLFPTRRILLEGKDKDKDVSMRAVDLITPLGFGQRGLIVAPPRTGKTVLMQKIANNIAANHPEAHLVVLLIDERPEEVTDMERSVKAEVIASTFDETPDRHVQVAEMAIERAKRMAENKIDVVILLDSITRLARAYNTLQPHSGKILSGGVDANALHKPRRFFAAARNLEEGGSITILATALVDTGSKMDEVIFEEFKGTGNMEVHLDRALIDKRVYPAINIPKSGTRKEELLYHPDELPRIHMLRRALSSVPPTESMEILLERLKKTKNNIEFLMAMNLKD from the coding sequence ATGAGAATGCAACGCCGCCGCTCCCGCCGAGGGGGAAAATATTCCGGTCAGGGAGGTCAGGGAGGACAGGGCCATGGCAATCAGGGCCACCTCGAGGGTCTTCCCCGCGACGTCGAGGACGATATCCCGCCCGCCGATTACCGGCCTGGCCAGGGCTCGAGCTACGGCCAGGGAGGCTCCCACGGCTATCAAGGCCAGTCCCACCCCTCCAACGGTGACGGCCCCGCCCCCGTCGCCCTCGGGCCGGACGGCAATCCCCTCCCGCCCGCCGAGCCGGTCCTCGGTCCCGACGGCCAGCCGATCCCCTACGTCCCGCCCCCGCCGCTCCCGCCCGCCGGCCCCCTGGCCCTCGGCGAGCTCCAGGCCCTCAGCTTCCAGGAAATCCAGAACCGCGCCGTCGAGTACCACATCGAGAACCCCGGCCTCCTGCGCAAGCACGAGCTGATCTTCGAGATCCTCCGCCGGAACGCCCACCGCGGCGGCCCGATCTTCGGCGAAGGCGTCATGGAGATCCTGCCCGACGGCTACGGCTTCCTCCGTTCCCCGGCCTACAACTACTTCCCCTGCCCGGAAGACGTCTACGTCTCCCCCTCTCTCATCCGCCGTTACGGCCTGAAGCGGGGCAACCTCATCTCCGGCCCGATCCGCTCGCCGAAGGACAAGGAACGCTACTTCTCCCTCCTCCGCGTCGACAAGGTCGAGAACGACGACCCCGAGAAGGCGCGCAGCCGCATCCTCTTCGAGAACCTGACGCCGCTCTTCCCGACGCGCCGGATTCTCCTCGAGGGCAAGGACAAGGATAAGGACGTCTCGATGCGGGCCGTCGACCTCATCACCCCGCTCGGCTTCGGCCAGCGCGGCCTGATCGTCGCGCCGCCCCGCACCGGCAAGACGGTCCTGATGCAGAAGATCGCGAACAACATCGCGGCGAACCATCCCGAGGCCCATCTCGTCGTCCTCCTGATCGACGAGCGTCCCGAGGAAGTCACCGACATGGAGCGTTCCGTGAAGGCCGAGGTCATCGCCTCGACCTTCGACGAGACGCCCGACCGCCACGTCCAGGTCGCCGAGATGGCGATCGAGCGGGCGAAGCGGATGGCCGAGAACAAGATCGATGTCGTCATCCTCCTCGACTCGATCACCCGCCTGGCCCGCGCCTACAACACCCTCCAGCCCCACAGCGGCAAGATCCTCTCCGGCGGCGTCGACGCGAACGCGTTGCACAAGCCCCGGCGCTTCTTCGCCGCCGCGCGCAACCTGGAGGAGGGAGGCAGCATCACCATCCTCGCCACCGCCCTCGTCGACACCGGCTCGAAGATGGACGAAGTCATCTTCGAGGAGTTCAAGGGGACCGGCAACATGGAGGTCCACCTCGACCGCGCCCTCATCGACAAGCGGGTCTATCCCGCCATCAACATCCCGAAGTCGGGCACCCGCAAGGAAGAGCTCCTCTACCACCCGGACGAACTCCCCCGCATCCACATGCTCCGCCGCGCGCTCAGCTCCGTGCCGCCCACGGAGAGCATGGAAATCCTCCTCGAACGCCTGAAGAAGACGAAGAACAACATCGAGTTCCTCATGGCGATGAACCTGAAGGATTAG
- the hpnE gene encoding hydroxysqualene dehydroxylase HpnE: protein MSSATPPPTAAALPSSAQITASSGSNLALAFGSLPAHRRRGMAIFYAFCRVVDDASDEETLTLEEKRVELAFWRAEVARACSGGKDQPLSPLGRELGEIVGEFKIPQEPLDEILNGVEMDLVKSRYATFAELEQYCYRVASAVGLASIEIFGYKNPVTKEYAVALGMAFQLTNILRDVKKDSTIDRVYLPADEMAEFGLSEADIFRMAAGGERNSQMRKFLKFQAFRARHYYAKALRLIDPHDRPNLIAAEVMREVYEGILDKIEKHDFDVFTHNVGLTKPEKVLAILRAKRREKKASPLPPPPKHVLVLGGGFAGVAAAIDLIHRGHTVTLLEAKPTLGGRASSFKEAKSGDVLDSGQHVLMGCYETSLALLDTLDARGKLHIQDRLDVPFLSPRGASALTALRLPAPFHLLSALAGYKELTWGDRLAALQLGIQLRLGHQPGKDETADAWLQRLGQPPRLVNALWEPLCLAALNQSLAGSSAQLLATVLTRALLASADGSKLIVSRVGLGELLSPAAETLHRWCGSKVVHGAHVKRLLIEDGKIAGAETLDGTVHRAGHVVSALPWNALRGLLPEESPLRTACAAIPDSPIVSLHLWFDQPIMTEGKLFVGFLDSPIHWLFDRQAITGEKSPSGLGYAYVVVISGATAQREMNAEEMESQAMAEITRFLPSAKGARVVHRFIYKGKGATFGATPAVEKIRPGSETAWANFHLAGDWTDTGLPGTIEGAAWSGFRAAEAVDRA, encoded by the coding sequence ATGAGCAGCGCCACCCCGCCCCCGACCGCCGCCGCCCTCCCCTCCTCCGCGCAGATCACGGCGTCGAGCGGCTCGAACCTCGCCCTCGCCTTCGGCAGCCTCCCCGCTCATCGCCGCCGGGGGATGGCGATCTTCTACGCCTTCTGCCGCGTCGTCGACGACGCCTCCGACGAGGAGACGCTGACGCTCGAGGAGAAGCGGGTCGAGCTCGCCTTCTGGCGCGCCGAGGTCGCCCGGGCCTGCTCCGGCGGGAAGGACCAGCCCCTCTCCCCCCTCGGCAGGGAACTCGGCGAGATCGTTGGGGAATTCAAGATCCCACAGGAGCCGCTCGACGAGATCCTGAACGGCGTCGAAATGGACCTCGTGAAATCGCGCTACGCCACCTTTGCCGAGCTGGAGCAGTACTGCTACCGCGTCGCCAGCGCCGTCGGCCTCGCGAGCATCGAGATCTTCGGCTACAAGAACCCGGTCACGAAGGAATACGCCGTCGCCCTCGGGATGGCCTTCCAGCTCACGAACATCCTGCGGGACGTGAAGAAGGACTCGACGATCGACCGCGTCTACCTCCCCGCCGACGAGATGGCCGAGTTCGGCCTCTCCGAGGCCGACATCTTCCGCATGGCGGCCGGGGGGGAGCGGAACAGCCAGATGAGGAAGTTCCTCAAGTTCCAGGCCTTCCGCGCCCGCCACTATTACGCGAAGGCCCTCCGCCTGATCGATCCGCACGACCGTCCGAACCTCATCGCCGCCGAGGTGATGCGCGAGGTCTACGAGGGGATCCTCGACAAGATCGAGAAGCACGATTTCGACGTCTTCACCCACAACGTCGGCCTCACGAAGCCGGAGAAGGTCCTCGCGATCCTCCGCGCGAAGCGGCGGGAGAAAAAGGCGTCCCCCCTCCCTCCCCCGCCGAAGCACGTCCTCGTCCTCGGCGGCGGCTTCGCCGGGGTCGCCGCCGCGATCGACCTGATCCATCGCGGCCACACGGTGACCCTCCTCGAGGCGAAGCCGACTCTCGGAGGCCGCGCCAGCAGCTTCAAGGAAGCGAAGTCGGGCGACGTCCTCGACAGCGGCCAGCACGTCCTCATGGGCTGCTACGAGACGAGCCTCGCCCTCCTCGACACCCTCGACGCCCGGGGCAAGCTCCACATCCAGGACCGCCTCGACGTCCCCTTCCTCAGCCCGCGCGGGGCCTCCGCCCTCACCGCGCTGCGGCTCCCCGCGCCGTTCCACCTCCTCTCCGCGCTGGCGGGATACAAGGAACTGACGTGGGGCGACCGCCTCGCCGCGCTGCAGCTCGGCATTCAACTCCGCCTCGGCCACCAGCCCGGCAAGGACGAGACCGCCGATGCCTGGCTGCAACGGCTCGGCCAGCCGCCCCGCCTCGTCAACGCGCTCTGGGAACCGCTCTGCCTCGCCGCCCTGAACCAATCGCTCGCCGGCTCCTCGGCCCAGCTCCTCGCCACCGTCCTGACGCGGGCGCTCCTCGCCTCGGCCGACGGCTCGAAGCTCATCGTCAGCCGCGTCGGCCTCGGGGAACTCCTCTCCCCCGCCGCCGAGACCCTCCACCGCTGGTGCGGCTCGAAGGTCGTCCACGGCGCCCACGTGAAGCGCCTCCTCATCGAGGACGGAAAGATCGCCGGAGCCGAGACCCTCGACGGCACCGTCCATCGCGCCGGCCACGTCGTCAGCGCCCTGCCCTGGAACGCCCTGCGCGGCCTGCTACCGGAGGAGAGCCCCCTGCGCACCGCCTGCGCGGCGATTCCCGATTCCCCCATCGTCAGCCTCCACCTCTGGTTCGACCAACCGATCATGACCGAAGGGAAGCTCTTCGTCGGCTTCCTCGACTCGCCGATCCACTGGCTCTTCGACCGCCAGGCGATCACCGGGGAAAAATCACCGTCGGGCCTCGGCTACGCCTACGTCGTCGTCATCAGCGGGGCGACGGCCCAGCGGGAGATGAACGCCGAGGAGATGGAATCCCAGGCCATGGCTGAAATCACCCGCTTCCTCCCGTCGGCGAAAGGGGCGCGGGTCGTCCACCGCTTTATCTACAAGGGGAAGGGCGCGACCTTCGGCGCGACGCCCGCCGTCGAAAAGATCCGGCCCGGTTCCGAGACCGCGTGGGCGAATTTCCACCTCGCCGGCGATTGGACCGATACCGGCCTCCCGGGAACGATCGAAGGGGCGGCGTGGAGCGGGTTCCGCGCGGCCGAGGCAGTCGATCGCGCTTAG
- the coaE gene encoding dephospho-CoA kinase (Dephospho-CoA kinase (CoaE) performs the final step in coenzyme A biosynthesis.): MSPLAIPRVYGLTGGIACGKTTFAGLLEKRGWTVVDSDAIAHRLMLPDGENWQKIVDAFGPTILNSDRTINRAALGDAIFREPALREKLNSLTHPAIRKVWQQEREGFLNRHAGDATARLVIVIPLLYEAGLESEFSTRITIGCSAASQVARMRGRSLNEEQIEHRLRSQWPLEDKIKRSDFLIWNDGTLSALERQGLRLP, translated from the coding sequence ATGTCCCCGCTTGCGATCCCGCGCGTCTACGGCCTCACCGGCGGCATCGCCTGCGGGAAGACGACCTTCGCGGGGCTCCTGGAAAAGCGGGGCTGGACGGTCGTCGACAGCGACGCCATCGCCCATCGCCTGATGCTTCCCGACGGGGAGAACTGGCAGAAAATAGTTGACGCTTTCGGTCCGACGATCCTAAATAGCGACCGTACGATCAATCGGGCCGCCTTGGGAGACGCCATCTTCCGGGAGCCCGCCCTGCGGGAGAAACTCAATTCCCTCACCCATCCCGCCATCCGCAAGGTCTGGCAACAGGAACGGGAAGGCTTTTTGAACCGGCACGCAGGGGACGCGACCGCAAGGTTGGTCATCGTCATCCCGCTTCTCTATGAGGCGGGGTTGGAAAGCGAATTTTCAACCCGTATCACCATCGGCTGTAGCGCAGCCTCGCAGGTCGCGAGAATGCGCGGGCGAAGCCTTAACGAAGAACAAATCGAACATCGCCTCCGCAGCCAATGGCCGCTGGAGGACAAGATCAAGCGAAGCGATTTCCTCATCTGGAACGACGGGACGCTTTCCGCCCTGGAACGCCAGGGCCTCCGCCTTCCCTGA
- a CDS encoding LptA/OstA family protein, translating into MKAIPALFIALFLGLTLPAVSQTAPEETTVNADSCRFDMGQKQAVFTTNVSVTSKGFSLKTKELTVFFSKSPGGKVERMLARGDVDIVSDGRAAKAAQAEYIAEDDRLILTGSPQVTQGKDVITGTTITLYRGSNRMEVEGRSRLVIGQDFGKSAAQPTP; encoded by the coding sequence ATGAAAGCCATCCCCGCCCTTTTCATCGCCCTCTTCCTCGGGTTGACCCTTCCCGCCGTCAGCCAGACCGCGCCCGAGGAAACCACCGTGAACGCCGATTCGTGCCGCTTTGACATGGGGCAGAAGCAGGCTGTCTTCACGACGAACGTCTCGGTCACCTCGAAGGGGTTCTCCCTCAAGACGAAGGAACTCACCGTCTTCTTCTCGAAGAGCCCGGGCGGCAAGGTCGAGCGGATGCTGGCGCGGGGCGACGTCGACATCGTGAGCGACGGCCGTGCCGCCAAGGCGGCCCAGGCCGAATACATCGCCGAGGACGACCGCCTCATCCTCACCGGCTCCCCGCAGGTGACGCAGGGGAAGGACGTCATCACCGGGACGACGATCACCCTCTATCGCGGCTCAAACCGGATGGAAGTCGAGGGCCGCAGCCGCCTCGTCATCGGGCAGGACTTTGGGAAGTCGGCGGCCCAGCCGACGCCTTGA
- the kdsA gene encoding 3-deoxy-8-phosphooctulonate synthase, with product MSVPPLLLISGPCVIETEELTLRIAAELKRLAAEAGLKLVFKASFDKANRSGAGAQRGAGLVEGLRILKKVKDDLGLPVTTDVHEREQMEPAARVVDILQIPAFLCRQTDLLVAAAEAAARHGRSVNVKKGQFLAPEDTDNIAEKLIAAGCNDYWLTERGTTFGYRNLVVDMRGLAKMKAAGHRVIFDATHSVQQPGGLGKATGGDGAMAPVLARAAVAVGIDGLFIETHPDPKSSPSDGPNMIPLAEMGPLLRKLVRIHEAAHV from the coding sequence GTGAGCGTCCCCCCCCTCCTCCTGATCTCCGGCCCCTGCGTCATCGAGACGGAGGAGCTGACCCTCCGCATCGCGGCCGAGCTGAAGCGGCTCGCCGCCGAGGCGGGGCTGAAGCTCGTCTTCAAGGCCTCCTTCGACAAGGCGAACCGCTCCGGCGCCGGGGCGCAGCGCGGGGCTGGCCTCGTCGAGGGGCTCCGCATCCTGAAGAAGGTGAAGGACGACCTCGGCCTCCCCGTCACCACCGACGTCCACGAGCGGGAGCAGATGGAGCCGGCCGCCCGGGTCGTCGACATCCTCCAGATCCCGGCCTTCCTCTGCCGCCAGACCGATCTCCTGGTCGCCGCCGCCGAGGCCGCCGCGCGGCATGGCCGGAGCGTCAACGTGAAGAAGGGGCAGTTCCTCGCCCCCGAGGACACCGACAACATCGCCGAGAAGCTGATCGCGGCGGGATGCAACGATTACTGGCTCACCGAGCGGGGGACGACCTTCGGCTACCGGAACCTCGTCGTCGACATGCGGGGCCTCGCGAAGATGAAGGCGGCGGGCCACCGGGTCATCTTCGACGCCACCCACTCCGTCCAGCAGCCCGGCGGCCTCGGCAAGGCGACCGGCGGAGACGGGGCGATGGCTCCCGTCCTCGCCCGGGCCGCCGTCGCCGTCGGCATCGACGGCCTCTTCATCGAGACCCATCCCGATCCGAAGAGCTCCCCCTCCGACGGGCCGAACATGATTCCGCTTGCCGAGATGGGGCCGCTCTTGCGTAAGCTCGTCCGGATTCATGAGGCGGCGCACGTTTAA
- the kdsB gene encoding 3-deoxy-manno-octulosonate cytidylyltransferase, with the protein MKTVIVIPARYGSTRFPGKPLVLIRNKPLVQWVWERAKKSRLASGVVVATDDERIYRAVEYFGGDVVMTSPGHPSGTDRIAEVARKPKWKADLYLNVQGDEPLIVPREIDRLIEAAAASKAEMATLAHLVETEAEAANPNVVKVVRAANGDALYFSRSPIPFWRDRPQGKAKPKKGAEAPVLWRHIGVYAYRAAALRRFVTLSPGTLEKAESLEQLRALENGMRITVVPTKMRCQGVDAPADLALVQKLLK; encoded by the coding sequence ATGAAGACCGTCATTGTCATCCCGGCCCGCTACGGCTCGACCCGTTTTCCCGGGAAGCCCCTCGTCCTGATCCGCAACAAGCCCCTCGTCCAGTGGGTCTGGGAGCGGGCGAAGAAAAGCCGCCTCGCATCGGGCGTCGTCGTGGCGACCGACGACGAACGGATCTACCGCGCGGTCGAGTACTTCGGCGGCGACGTCGTGATGACCTCGCCCGGCCATCCCTCCGGCACCGACCGGATCGCCGAGGTCGCCCGGAAGCCGAAGTGGAAGGCCGACCTCTACCTCAATGTCCAGGGCGACGAGCCGCTGATCGTCCCCCGGGAGATCGACCGCCTGATCGAGGCGGCGGCGGCCTCGAAGGCCGAGATGGCGACCCTCGCCCACCTCGTCGAGACCGAGGCCGAGGCGGCGAATCCCAACGTCGTGAAGGTCGTCCGGGCCGCCAACGGCGACGCGCTCTATTTCTCCCGCTCCCCGATCCCGTTCTGGCGGGACCGCCCGCAGGGGAAAGCGAAGCCGAAAAAAGGGGCCGAGGCTCCCGTCCTCTGGCGCCATATCGGCGTCTACGCCTACCGGGCGGCGGCCCTCCGGCGATTCGTAACCCTTTCTCCCGGAACGCTTGAAAAGGCCGAATCGCTGGAGCAGCTCCGCGCCCTGGAGAACGGAATGCGGATCACCGTCGTCCCGACGAAAATGCGTTGTCAGGGCGTCGATGCGCCCGCAGACTTGGCCCTTGTTCAAAAGCTCTTGAAATAG
- a CDS encoding CTP synthase, with protein MPHPKYIFITGGVVSSLGKGLTAASLGTLLEKRGLKVTLQKFDPYLNVDPGTMSPFQHGEVYVLDDGAETDLDLGHYERFTSAPLSKRNNLTTGQVYETVLMKERRGDYLGKTVQVIPHVTDEIKKRIREVAAESKCDVIMTEIGGTTGDIEGLPFLEAIRQFALEVGPENALFMHVTLIPYIKAAGELKSKPTQQSVAKLREIGIQPHILICRTEYPLDRDTRQKLSMFCNVQIDAVIEEMDVNHSIYEVPLMLEREKLDDLVCKHLRIENPKGDMSDWQSFIANLIAPKHRINLAVVGKYIEHQDAYKSIYESLVHAGGALATGVEITKIDSEDIESEGAAKFLEGMDGILVPGGFGSRGTEGKIMAAQFAREHKIPYLGLCLGMQIGVIEFCRNVLGLRDAHSTEFNEKSPHPVIALMNEQHDVVDKGGTMRLGSSPCHLVEGTKVREAYGQPVIDERHRHRYEVNNAYRARMEENGLTIAGTSPDGKLVEVIELKDHPWFVACQYHPEFKSKPNAAHPLFMGFVKAALAQH; from the coding sequence ATGCCCCATCCCAAATACATCTTCATCACTGGCGGCGTCGTCAGCTCCCTCGGCAAAGGCCTCACCGCCGCCTCCCTCGGCACCCTCCTCGAAAAGCGGGGCCTGAAGGTCACCCTCCAGAAGTTCGACCCCTACCTCAACGTCGATCCGGGAACGATGAGCCCCTTCCAGCACGGAGAGGTCTACGTCCTCGACGACGGTGCCGAGACCGACCTCGACCTCGGCCACTACGAGCGTTTCACCTCGGCTCCCCTCTCCAAGCGGAACAACCTCACCACCGGCCAGGTCTACGAGACGGTCCTCATGAAGGAACGGCGCGGCGACTACCTCGGCAAGACGGTCCAGGTCATCCCCCACGTCACCGACGAGATCAAGAAGCGGATCCGCGAGGTCGCCGCCGAGAGCAAGTGCGACGTCATCATGACCGAGATCGGCGGCACGACGGGCGACATCGAGGGCCTCCCCTTCCTCGAGGCGATCCGGCAGTTCGCCCTCGAGGTCGGCCCGGAGAACGCCCTCTTCATGCACGTCACCCTGATCCCCTACATCAAGGCGGCGGGCGAGCTGAAGAGCAAGCCGACCCAGCAGAGCGTCGCGAAGCTCCGCGAAATCGGCATCCAGCCGCACATCCTCATCTGCCGCACCGAGTACCCCCTCGACCGCGACACCCGGCAGAAGCTCTCCATGTTCTGCAACGTCCAGATCGACGCCGTGATCGAGGAGATGGACGTCAACCACAGCATCTACGAGGTCCCCCTCATGCTGGAGCGCGAGAAGCTCGACGACCTCGTCTGCAAGCACCTCCGCATCGAGAACCCGAAGGGCGACATGTCCGACTGGCAGTCGTTCATCGCGAACCTCATCGCCCCGAAGCACCGGATCAACCTCGCCGTCGTCGGCAAGTACATCGAGCACCAGGACGCCTACAAGAGCATCTACGAGTCCCTCGTCCACGCGGGCGGCGCCCTCGCCACCGGCGTCGAGATCACGAAGATCGATTCCGAGGACATCGAGTCCGAGGGGGCCGCGAAGTTCCTCGAGGGGATGGACGGCATCCTCGTCCCCGGCGGCTTCGGCAGCCGCGGCACGGAGGGCAAGATCATGGCGGCCCAGTTCGCCCGCGAGCACAAGATCCCCTACCTCGGCCTCTGCCTCGGCATGCAGATCGGCGTCATCGAGTTCTGCCGGAACGTCCTCGGCCTCCGGGACGCGCACAGCACCGAGTTCAACGAGAAGAGCCCCCATCCCGTCATCGCGCTGATGAACGAGCAGCACGACGTCGTCGACAAGGGCGGCACGATGCGCCTCGGCAGCTCCCCCTGCCACCTCGTCGAGGGGACGAAGGTCCGCGAGGCCTACGGCCAGCCGGTCATCGACGAGCGCCACCGCCACCGCTACGAGGTGAACAACGCCTATCGCGCGCGGATGGAGGAAAACGGCCTCACGATCGCCGGGACCTCGCCCGACGGGAAGCTCGTCGAGGTCATCGAGCTGAAGGACCACCCCTGGTTCGTCGCCTGCCAGTACCATCCCGAGTTCAAGTCGAAGCCGAACGCCGCCCATCCGCTCTTCATGGGCTTCGTGAAGGCGGCGCTGGCCCAGCACTAG
- the hpnC gene encoding squalene synthase HpnC, with amino-acid sequence MSSSPTQTPVSLSEAYAHCTALTKAHYENFPVGWLMPKAKIRHVHAIYAFARHTDDLADEGYASGHDFGGEIPPQPTPAERLAALEKWEVGLADPAAAEMANEPILIALHATIKELDLPKSLFTDLLSAFQQDVVKTRYANQAEILDYCRRSANPIGRLVLLLNGHRDEEKFRQSDAICTGLQVANFWQDISVDLLKDRIYLPQDEMAALGVTVDDLKAGRSTPAFRTLVENQVAKAWALFDEGKGLSKTLPIPLKWEIAVTWLGGTTILKKIEALDYDTLRTRPKLSKFDIPLLFLRTLLTF; translated from the coding sequence ATGAGTTCCAGCCCGACCCAAACTCCCGTCTCCCTCTCCGAGGCGTACGCCCATTGCACCGCCCTGACGAAGGCCCATTACGAGAACTTCCCCGTCGGCTGGCTCATGCCGAAGGCGAAAATCCGCCACGTCCACGCGATCTACGCCTTCGCCCGCCACACGGACGACCTCGCCGACGAGGGCTACGCCTCGGGCCACGACTTCGGCGGGGAGATCCCCCCGCAGCCGACCCCGGCGGAGCGCCTCGCCGCATTGGAAAAATGGGAGGTCGGCCTCGCCGATCCCGCCGCCGCCGAGATGGCGAACGAGCCGATCCTGATCGCCCTCCATGCGACGATCAAGGAACTCGACCTGCCGAAGAGCCTCTTCACCGACCTCCTCTCGGCCTTCCAGCAGGACGTGGTGAAGACCCGCTACGCGAACCAGGCCGAGATCCTCGACTATTGCCGCCGCAGCGCGAACCCGATCGGCCGCCTCGTCCTCCTCCTCAACGGACATCGCGACGAGGAGAAGTTCCGCCAGTCGGACGCCATCTGCACCGGCCTCCAGGTCGCCAACTTCTGGCAGGACATCTCGGTCGACCTCCTCAAGGACCGCATCTACCTCCCGCAGGACGAGATGGCCGCCCTCGGCGTCACCGTCGACGATCTCAAGGCGGGCCGTTCGACCCCCGCCTTCCGGACCCTCGTGGAGAACCAGGTGGCGAAGGCATGGGCGCTCTTCGACGAAGGCAAGGGCCTGAGCAAGACGCTCCCCATCCCGCTGAAGTGGGAGATCGCCGTGACGTGGCTCGGCGGCACGACGATCCTCAAGAAGATCGAGGCCCTCGATTACGACACCCTCCGCACGCGGCCGAAGCTCTCGAAGTTCGACATCCCCCTCCTCTTCCTCCGCACTCTCCTCACGTTCTGA
- the galE gene encoding UDP-glucose 4-epimerase GalE has protein sequence MHIFVTGGAGYIGSICVEELLNAGYQVTVFDSLVEGHKLAIEPRANFIQGDLGDRDFIFKTMAKVKPDAVMHFAAFALVGESMTNPSKYFINNLANGINLIDAMVAADVKKLVFSSTCATYGIPEKVPMDERLPQKPINPYGQSKLMFEQVLKWYDQIHGLVHVNLRYFNAAGASASGKYGEDHRIETHLIPNVLKVALGQKEQVDIFGDKHATPDGTCIRDYIHIIDLAAAHILALKRETSSYYNLGTGEGYSVQQVVDVARKVTGHPIPAVAKPARAGDPPRLVAGAHKAQKELGWKPQFNRLQPIIESAWNWHKAHPNGYGD, from the coding sequence ATGCACATATTCGTTACCGGCGGCGCCGGATACATCGGTTCGATCTGCGTCGAGGAGCTTCTCAACGCGGGCTATCAGGTCACCGTTTTCGACAGCCTCGTCGAAGGCCACAAGCTGGCCATCGAGCCTCGGGCGAACTTCATCCAGGGCGACCTGGGGGACCGCGACTTCATCTTCAAGACGATGGCGAAGGTGAAGCCCGACGCCGTCATGCACTTCGCCGCCTTCGCCCTCGTCGGCGAATCGATGACGAACCCCTCGAAGTATTTCATCAACAACCTCGCCAACGGCATCAACCTGATCGACGCCATGGTCGCCGCCGACGTGAAGAAGCTCGTCTTCTCCTCGACCTGCGCCACCTACGGCATCCCCGAGAAGGTCCCGATGGACGAGCGTCTCCCCCAGAAGCCGATCAACCCCTACGGCCAGTCGAAGCTCATGTTCGAGCAGGTCCTGAAGTGGTACGACCAGATCCACGGCCTCGTCCACGTCAACCTCCGCTACTTCAACGCGGCGGGCGCCTCCGCCTCGGGCAAGTACGGCGAGGACCACCGCATCGAGACCCACCTCATCCCGAATGTCCTGAAGGTCGCCCTCGGCCAGAAGGAGCAGGTCGACATCTTCGGCGACAAGCACGCCACGCCCGACGGCACCTGCATCCGGGATTACATCCACATCATCGACCTCGCCGCCGCCCACATCCTGGCGCTGAAGCGGGAGACGAGCAGCTACTACAACCTCGGCACCGGCGAGGGCTACTCGGTCCAGCAGGTCGTCGACGTCGCCCGCAAGGTGACCGGCCATCCGATCCCCGCCGTGGCGAAGCCCGCCCGGGCCGGCGATCCGCCCCGACTCGTCGCGGGCGCCCACAAGGCGCAGAAGGAACTCGGGTGGAAGCCCCAGTTCAACCGCCTCCAGCCGATCATCGAGAGCGCCTGGAACTGGCACAAGGCCCACCCGAACGGGTACGGCGATTGA